A genomic segment from Luteolibacter ambystomatis encodes:
- a CDS encoding SpoIIE family protein phosphatase, whose amino-acid sequence MSKDGQPGQGEVAERMVLALKASNEGIWDWYVGRKEIYYSRRILEFLECPEMSAPNLFLPAYDHVHPEERMAFERALRQALDDGGPEKLSIDCRVRAGSGVWRWLRIRGTVVRDRDGHATRIAGSMIDISLRKTAEAQLEEERHLLKQLIDHVPLQIYFKDVESHFVLANRKMADWMGVGDPQNLVGKHDRDFFNEAHWGPAAYDERMILESGQSITDKLERETWRQGEETWVQTSKFPWRDHLGRVKGTFGVSGDVTDLVVAQKEAAKLAAELSVRNQAYEEELLLAREIQQALASGQFPQVEHLKFGARYIPISGLAGDFFEVMPISEHSAGLLICDVMGHGVRSALVVAMLRGLLEKQRGQAGDPGAFLTGLNDGLCSILNRAGTTMFATAFYAVVDRAAGTLAYACAGHPGAVVSGQGGVRQLATEKAERGPGLGLIPAATYPVGSLPLAEVDRLILFTDGILEAQNGSGEAFFEKRLMENVAASSGQPLDAMLDAILGSVLAFSESRHFDDDVCLLGMEVTE is encoded by the coding sequence ATGAGCAAGGATGGTCAACCCGGCCAAGGCGAGGTGGCGGAACGGATGGTGCTCGCGTTGAAAGCCTCCAACGAGGGGATCTGGGACTGGTACGTGGGGAGGAAGGAAATCTACTACTCGCGGCGCATTCTGGAGTTCCTGGAGTGCCCGGAGATGTCCGCGCCGAACTTGTTCCTGCCAGCCTACGATCATGTGCATCCGGAGGAGCGGATGGCGTTCGAGCGGGCGCTGCGGCAGGCGCTGGACGATGGCGGGCCGGAGAAGCTTTCGATCGATTGCCGCGTGCGCGCCGGCAGCGGCGTGTGGCGCTGGCTGCGCATCCGAGGCACGGTGGTACGCGATCGTGACGGGCACGCCACGCGGATCGCGGGATCAATGATCGATATCAGCCTGCGCAAGACCGCGGAGGCGCAGCTTGAGGAGGAGCGGCATTTGCTCAAGCAGCTCATCGACCACGTGCCCTTGCAGATCTATTTCAAGGACGTGGAGTCCCACTTCGTGCTGGCGAACCGCAAGATGGCGGACTGGATGGGCGTGGGTGATCCGCAGAATCTGGTGGGAAAGCACGACCGCGATTTCTTCAACGAGGCGCACTGGGGGCCTGCCGCGTACGATGAGAGGATGATTCTGGAAAGCGGTCAGTCGATCACCGACAAGCTCGAGCGCGAAACGTGGCGGCAGGGCGAGGAGACGTGGGTTCAGACCTCGAAGTTTCCGTGGCGCGATCATCTCGGGCGCGTGAAGGGAACCTTCGGTGTGTCCGGCGATGTGACCGATCTGGTGGTGGCGCAGAAGGAGGCGGCGAAGCTGGCGGCGGAGCTGTCCGTGCGGAACCAGGCGTATGAAGAGGAACTGCTTCTCGCCCGTGAGATCCAGCAGGCGCTGGCGAGCGGCCAGTTTCCCCAGGTGGAGCATCTCAAGTTCGGCGCGCGATACATTCCGATCTCGGGATTGGCGGGAGACTTCTTCGAGGTGATGCCGATCTCGGAACATTCGGCAGGGCTTTTGATCTGTGATGTGATGGGCCACGGCGTCCGCTCCGCGCTGGTGGTGGCGATGCTGCGCGGCCTGTTGGAGAAGCAGCGCGGTCAGGCGGGCGATCCCGGCGCGTTTCTCACCGGGCTCAATGACGGTCTGTGCTCGATCCTGAACCGCGCGGGCACGACGATGTTCGCGACGGCTTTCTACGCGGTGGTGGATCGCGCGGCGGGCACGCTGGCCTATGCCTGCGCGGGCCATCCGGGGGCGGTGGTTTCGGGCCAGGGTGGTGTCCGCCAGTTGGCCACGGAAAAGGCGGAGCGTGGTCCGGGCCTGGGCTTGATCCCGGCGGCGACCTATCCGGTGGGCAGCCTGCCGCTGGCGGAGGTGGACCGGCTGATCCTTTTCACCGATGGCATCCTGGAGGCGCAGAATGGCAGTGGTGAGGCGTTCTTCGAGAAGCGTCTGATGGAAAACGTGGCGGCTTCCAGCGGCCAGCCGCTCGATGCGATGCTCGATGCCATCCTCGGCAGCGTGCTGGCGTTTTCGGAGAGCCGCCACTTCGATGACGACGTGTGCCTGCTGGGCATGGAAGTGACGGAGTGA
- a CDS encoding YihY/virulence factor BrkB family protein: protein MNPIPFIVTCRNIARLWERHRHTDNAAALAFYALISLAPLLLFGVTAAGVVLGEKAAHGELERQLNAVIGPDATMIVEGMLQSARIAPRSQPVAFAIAMFTLLYAGSHVLTKLRQSLNLVNEAAPADPARRWLGRLLSRALCASLILFFGVLLIAGSAMEGIAGYVTSQMDSPWVAKFNLQKESRWLTTFLLLTFAFTMILKILPRRRPLWRHAFVGAAFGALAAVSLKGLLDLYLRHTLWASIIGSGLTVLLFLFWLFLSIQAFLAGAELSAWLGRRSGRLIDRREQETPLP, encoded by the coding sequence ATGAATCCCATTCCGTTCATCGTCACCTGCCGGAATATCGCCCGGTTGTGGGAGCGGCACCGTCACACGGACAACGCGGCGGCGCTGGCCTTCTATGCGCTGATCTCGCTGGCTCCGCTGCTGCTGTTCGGGGTGACGGCGGCGGGGGTGGTGCTGGGGGAAAAGGCGGCCCATGGCGAACTGGAACGGCAGCTCAATGCGGTGATCGGGCCGGACGCGACGATGATCGTCGAGGGTATGCTGCAATCCGCGCGCATCGCTCCGCGTTCGCAACCGGTGGCGTTCGCCATCGCCATGTTCACCCTGTTGTACGCGGGATCGCACGTGCTCACGAAGCTGCGGCAATCGCTCAATCTGGTGAACGAGGCGGCTCCGGCCGATCCGGCGCGGCGCTGGCTGGGCAGGCTGCTGTCCCGGGCGTTGTGCGCGTCATTGATCCTGTTCTTCGGCGTGCTGTTGATCGCGGGCAGCGCGATGGAAGGCATCGCCGGCTACGTGACCAGCCAGATGGATTCGCCGTGGGTGGCGAAGTTCAATCTCCAGAAGGAATCACGCTGGCTCACGACCTTCCTGCTGCTCACCTTCGCCTTCACCATGATCCTGAAGATCCTGCCGCGGCGGCGTCCGCTGTGGCGGCATGCGTTTGTGGGAGCCGCGTTCGGCGCGCTGGCGGCGGTGTCGTTGAAAGGCCTGCTCGACCTTTACCTGCGCCATACCCTGTGGGCTTCGATCATCGGCAGCGGGTTGACGGTGCTGCTGTTCCTATTCTGGCTGTTCCTCTCGATCCAGGCTTTCCTCGCGGGTGCGGAATTGTCCGCATGGCTGGGCCGCCGCTCGGGCAGGCTCATTGACCGGCGCGAGCAGGAGACGCCACTGCCTTGA
- a CDS encoding flavoprotein, with product MKILLGITGSIAAYKAADLASQLVKAGHEVHAVMTRAATEFITPLTLQTLTRQPVLVTLEDEKQSWKPGHIELADSADLFLVAPLSANVLAEFAHGLAPDPLTSCYLALPRTTRVLLAPAMNGKMWLHPATQRNVAQLRADGCEFVGPDTGDLACGYQGIGRMAPVEEILKAVASPARAGQ from the coding sequence ATGAAAATCCTGCTCGGCATCACCGGTTCCATCGCCGCCTACAAGGCCGCGGACCTCGCCTCGCAACTGGTGAAGGCCGGCCACGAGGTGCATGCCGTGATGACCCGCGCCGCCACCGAGTTCATCACCCCGCTCACGCTCCAGACGCTCACGCGCCAGCCGGTGCTGGTCACGCTGGAGGACGAGAAGCAGTCGTGGAAACCCGGCCACATCGAGCTGGCGGATTCGGCGGATCTTTTCCTCGTCGCCCCGCTCAGTGCGAACGTGCTCGCGGAGTTCGCCCACGGCCTCGCGCCCGATCCCCTCACCTCCTGCTATCTCGCACTGCCACGCACCACCCGCGTGCTGCTCGCTCCGGCGATGAACGGCAAGATGTGGCTGCATCCCGCGACGCAGCGCAACGTCGCGCAACTGCGCGCGGACGGATGTGAATTCGTGGGACCGGATACCGGCGATCTCGCCTGCGGTTACCAGGGCATCGGCCGCATGGCACCAGTGGAGGAGATTCTCAAGGCAGTGGCGTCTCCTGCTCGCGCCGGTCAATGA
- the gmk gene encoding guanylate kinase, whose amino-acid sequence MSARTGILLLVSGPSGSGKTTLCRRLSGENEAHYSISCTTRAPRPGEVNGRDYHFLTPDEFSHRVAAGEFLEHATVHGNSYGTLQSEVLGYLSNGTDVVMDIDVQGAAQVRACEDPAIRAALVDIFVMPATEDELHARLSGRGTDSAEVIALRMRNALEEIAHQHEYTFHLHSGTHEEDYLRFKALLLAERLRAARHIHP is encoded by the coding sequence ATGTCCGCCCGCACCGGTATCCTGCTGCTTGTTTCCGGCCCTTCCGGCTCCGGGAAGACCACGCTCTGCCGCCGCCTGTCCGGCGAGAATGAGGCACACTACTCGATCTCCTGCACCACCCGCGCGCCTCGCCCGGGCGAGGTGAACGGCCGTGACTACCATTTTCTCACGCCGGATGAATTCTCCCACCGCGTCGCCGCCGGGGAGTTTTTGGAACACGCCACCGTCCACGGCAACAGTTACGGCACCCTCCAATCCGAAGTGCTCGGCTATCTCTCCAACGGCACCGATGTGGTGATGGACATCGATGTCCAGGGAGCCGCCCAGGTCCGCGCCTGCGAGGACCCGGCGATCCGCGCCGCACTGGTGGATATCTTCGTGATGCCCGCCACCGAGGACGAACTGCACGCCCGCCTCTCCGGCCGAGGAACGGACAGCGCGGAGGTCATCGCCCTGCGCATGCGCAACGCGCTGGAGGAAATCGCTCACCAGCACGAATACACCTTCCACTTGCACTCCGGCACCCACGAGGAAGATTACCTGCGGTTCAAGGCGCTGCTCCTCGCCGAGCGTCTGCGCGCCGCCCGGCACATCCACCCATGA
- a CDS encoding outer membrane protein, with protein MKKAIPMLIALAGPVWAGEVHSSKAPIPPPQDSCLCDWFVGASAGYLLDFEEPMYTLQFGRDLPVNLGGWCMATYLELGYTDKSANRLVDFQRQVFVNFDEELQVIPLTLNVKFERPITDNLNVFIGAGLGVAFTEFESRSTIAQVKESDTSFAAQAFIGLAYNVNKDFQIYGGARWIYVDFEAPSTPLLFGSSDLDFDSQALLELGARFKF; from the coding sequence ATGAAAAAAGCCATCCCCATGCTTATCGCGTTGGCCGGTCCTGTTTGGGCCGGGGAAGTCCATTCGTCCAAAGCTCCCATCCCGCCGCCGCAGGATTCCTGTCTGTGCGATTGGTTCGTCGGAGCCAGCGCCGGTTACCTGCTGGATTTCGAGGAGCCGATGTACACCCTGCAGTTCGGCCGGGACCTGCCGGTCAATCTCGGCGGATGGTGCATGGCCACCTATCTGGAACTCGGCTACACCGACAAGAGCGCGAACCGCCTCGTCGACTTCCAGCGGCAGGTATTCGTGAACTTCGATGAAGAGCTCCAGGTCATCCCGCTCACCCTGAACGTGAAGTTCGAGCGGCCGATCACCGACAACCTCAATGTCTTCATCGGTGCGGGTCTCGGCGTGGCATTCACGGAGTTCGAATCCCGCTCCACCATCGCCCAGGTCAAGGAGAGCGACACCTCCTTCGCCGCCCAGGCCTTCATCGGTCTGGCTTACAACGTGAACAAAGACTTCCAGATCTACGGCGGCGCCCGTTGGATCTATGTGGACTTCGAGGCCCCGAGCACACCTCTGCTTTTCGGCAGCAGCGACCTCGACTTCGACAGCCAGGCGCTCCTCGAACTTGGCGCGCGCTTCAAGTTCTAA